A DNA window from Trypanosoma brucei brucei TREU927 chromosome 10, whole genome shotgun sequence contains the following coding sequences:
- a CDS encoding 30S ribosomal protein S8, putative (similar to 30S ribosomal protein S8. (Swiss- Prot:Q8G086) (Brucella melitensis biovar Suis;)), with protein sequence MLRQSLLSLAKVYGAVPPLGAAQGHRLLHGKREREGSLFAVANDVKRDERLLRQQLNALLEEERMPMQARLQRSEAVSSHEAVPQTPLVDLPGVERRRDLPADPITRLFFQHKGDHALYYGTYDKPSVQDDDRVQIEKRVPRRREENLYTPIYDFCHRIREATEQRKRFVVVPSTIETRGCARVMHDHGLVAGFRDFHNDRAFAVELKYFQGDSTINVIEPCSYDGRTEFEWSPKMMRRLLNTHGIHNRLVVYICRTADNRIIDHIHAVKENIGGRGLMMVH encoded by the coding sequence ATGCTCCGCCAGTCGCTTCTTTCTCTGGCGAAGGTTTACGGGGCGGTGCCCCCTTTAGGTGCGGCGCAAGGGCATCGTCTTCTGCATGGGAAGCGAGAGCGAGAAGGGAGCCTCTTCGCTGTTGCCAACGATGTCAAACGGGATGAGAGATTGCTCCGCCAGCAGTTGAACGCGCTGCTGGAGGAGGAGCGAATGCCAATGCAGGCGCGACTGCAACGCAGTGAGGCAGTCAGTTCCCATGAAGCTGTACCACAAACCCCACTCGTTGATTTACCGGGAGTAGAGCGCCGGCGCGACCTCCCTGCTGATCCTATCACGAGGCTTTTCTTTCAGCATAAGGGGGACCATGCGTTATACTACGGGACGTACGACAAACCGAGTGTCCAGGATGACGACCGAGTCCAGATAGAAAAGCGCGTGCCGCGCAGGCGGGAGGAGAACTTGTATACTCCAATATATGACTTCTGTCATCGGATTCGGGAGGCAACGGAGCAACGGAAGCGGTTCGTTGTCGTACCTTCCACCATTGAAACACGAGGATGCGCGCGGGTAATGCACGACCACGGTCTCGTGGCTGGGTTTCGTGACTTTCATAACGACCGTGCCTTCGCGGTGGAATTGAAATACTTTCAGGGGGACTCTACAATCAATGTCATTGAACCTTGTTCGTATGACGGAAGAACAGAGTTCGAATGGAGTCCAAAGATGATGCGGCGGCTGCTCAATACGCATGGGATACACAACCGCCTTGTCGTATATATCTGCAGGACGGCAGACAATCGAATTATTGACCACATTCACGCCGTAAAGGAAAACATTGGGGGACGTGGGTTGATGATGGTACACTAG
- a CDS encoding DNA-directed RNA polymerase II, putative, with translation MDSVKSFKMIRLYRAFNTVIQMAIDRGFVVSHPSDVANAIRDSRLYDITDGLNYQWFTQRCSSYLQRHRQTTAEEEEEAKQEGRPGKDPSKSKRTKALRDASQDFLYSSLELVCKGSSSRIGFGGGAISCKTEDEVDGRGPTAEPSSRKKNETILCAFFVQSLGVDVLNNLREVAQRRNASSMIVVVGSKVRGGRRSIREAGGGLHPGTTGQVIRIQVFEEDELAYNISRHQSVPKHVPMTDVEVRAFLEQRKLMITQLPRILNDDPMVEYLDLPRGSIIRIERRTDEGSTYEMYRHVI, from the coding sequence ATGGATTCCGTCAAAAGTTTCAAGATGATACGGTTGTACCGCGCATTCAATACTGTAATTCAAATGGCCATTGACCGTGGTTTTGTCGTAAGTCATCCGTCCGATGTTGCCAATGCAATCCGCGATTCAAGGTTGTACGATATAACGGATGGCCTGAATTACCAGTGGTTTACCCAAAGATGCTCTTCTTATTTACAACGTCACCGGCAGACGACcgctgaagaagaagaggaggcgaAGCAGGAAGGGAGGCCGGGAAAGGATCCGTCGAAATCGAAGCGTACAAAAGCGCTCCGTGATGCTTCACAAGATTTCCTTTACTCTTCGCTGGAGCTTGTGTGTAAGGGGTCATCCTCTCGAATCGGTTTCGGGGGTGGGGCAATCAGTTGCAAAACGGAAGATGAGGTGGATGGAAGGGGCCCCACAGCCGAGCCTTCTAGTcgaaaaaagaacgaaacaATTCTGTGTGCGTTCTTTGTTCAATCACTTGGCGTGGATGTCCTAAATAACCTTCGAGAGGTGGCACAACGGAGAAATGCCAGTTCTATGATCGTTGTGGTTGGGTCTAAGGTTCGCGGAGGTCGGCGAAGTATCCGTGAAGCGGGAGGCGGCCTCCATCCCGGTACAACAGGGCAGGTTATTCGGATTCAGGTATTCGAGGAGGATGAGCTCGCATACAACATATCAAGGCACCAATCGGTGCCGAAACACGTGCCGATGACGGATGTTGAAGTCCGGGCGTTCCTGGAGCAAAGGAAGCTGATGATTACGCAACTTCCGCGTATACTTAACGACGACCCAATGGTTGAGTATTTGGACCTTCCCCGCGGAAGCATCATACGGATCGAGCGTAGGACCGATGAAGGCTCAACGTACGAAATGTATCGACATGTTATTTAG
- a CDS encoding DNA-directed RNA polymerases II subunit, putative, producing MSSESYAIGQEELVYDRMFRVMRTVGEMMRDRKYQVPSSIIPETVGQFCEQYVDREGRRIYRERMTVPCERVGGTHRSRAMVFFASELGMEGMKGYCQTAMDANCERVIIVTHGKVNATVKRYVDCINRSGTGQKVQLFDEDDLVVNITHHELVPKHTQLEDEEVKEMLEAHSLELNMLPRILSTDPVAAYLGLERGRVVRIERKSVSAGFYVTYRQVV from the coding sequence ATGAGCAGTGAAAGCTACGCCATCGGCCAAGAGGAGCTTGTCTATGATCGTATGTTTCGGGTGATGAGGACGGTGGGGGAGATGATGAGGGACCGGAAGTATCAAGTCCCGAGCAGCATCATCCCGGAGACGGTTGGACAGTTCTGTGAGCAATATGTAGACagagaggggaggaggatTTACCGTGAGCGCATGACGGTACCGTGTGAACGTGTCGGTGGCACGCACCGCAGTCGGGCCATGGTGTTCTTTGCTTCTGAACTAGGAATGGAGGGGATGAAGGGGTACTGCCAAACAGCAATGGATGCGAATTGCGAACGCGTAATCATCGTAACACATGGGAAGGTAAATGCTACAGTTAAGCGTTATGTGGATTGCATCAACCGTAGCGGCACTGGTCAAAAGGTTCAGCTGTTCGACGAGGATGACCTTGTGGTGAATATCACTCATCACGAATTGGTACCCAAACATACACAGCTAGAGGACGAGGAGGTCAAGGAGATGCTTGAGGCTCATTCATTGGAGCTAAACATGCTACCACGTATTCTCTCAACTGATCCTGTGGCAGCTTACTTGGGGCTGGAGCGCGGTCGTGTCGTACGAATCGAGCGGAAGAGCGTATCGGCCGGTTTCTACGTTACGTACCGACAGGTAGTGTAG
- a CDS encoding elongation factor TU, putative, whose translation MFRAAFRCSLLNAKKEAFVRGKPHLIIGTIGHVDHGKTTLTSAITTVLAKAGKARALDYFAIDKSPEEKSRKITINATHVEYESEKRHYGHIDCPGHMDFVKNMITGAAQMDGGILVVAANDGCMPQTREHLLICSQIGLPALVGFINKCDLMQGQEDMIELVEMELRELLEKYKFPAEETPLVRGSAVKALEGDTDSEARIMELVAKCDEWIPDPPRATEKPFLMPIEHVYEIGKDKKSVIVTGRVDQGLMKLGADAELSGFSAKKLTVKVTGIEMYHKTLEECMPGDSVGASILGTGDTTTLSKDNVERGMVLSAPGATKLFNKVRAQVYVLTKDEGGRHTAFSPHYRPQLFFRCADVTADLNFPESEQKVAELNKKYGKDADEQKKKDAELKEFEKTLVCMPGDSRELVLTLAYPMPMEKGLKFTIREGKITVGWGAVTECLALDPKVNIEGVKQVKAVTGKSKKKK comes from the coding sequence ATGTTTCGCGCTGCCTTTCGCTGTTCTCTTTTAAACGCAAAGAAGGAAGCCTTTGTTCGCGGTAAACCACATCTTATCATTGGTACAATTGGTCATGTTGATCATGGTAAGACAACGTTGACATCTGCCATTACGACGGTTCTGGCGAAGGCAGGTAAGGCAAGAGCCCTCGACTATTTTGCAATCGACAAGTCTCCCGAGGAAAAGAGTCGAAAGATTACCATTAACGCTACACACGTGGAGTATGAGTCGGAGAAGCGGCATTATGGTCACATAGATTGCCCGGGTCACATGGACTTTGTGAAGAACATGATTACTGGTGCCGCGCAGATGGATGGTGGCATCCTTGTCGTTGCCGCTAACGACGGCTGCATGCCGCAAACTCGTGAGCATTTGCTTATTTGTTCACAGATTGGTCTTCCTGCCCTTGTGGGCTTCATTAACAAGTGTGATCTTATGCAGGGTCAAGAGGACATGATTGAGCTGGTGGAGATGGAGTTGCGTGAGCTGTTGGAGAAGTACAAGTTTCCCGCTGAGGAAACACCACTTGTACGTGGCTCCGCCGTTAAGGCACTCGAGGGTGACACCGATAGCGAAGCACGGATCATGGAGTTGGTAGCGAAGTGTGATGAATGGATTCCTGACCCACCCCGTGCAACCGAGAAGCCATTTCTAATGCCTATTGAGCACGTCTACGAAATTGGAAAAGACAAGAAATCTGTCATTGTCACGGGCCGTGTTGATCAGGGCCTCATGAAGCTCGGTGCCGACGCTGAGCTCAGTGGCTTCAGTGCGAAGAAGCTAACCGTGAAAGTAACAGGTATTGAAATGTACCACAAGACACTGGAGGAGTGTATGCCTGGCGATTCTGTTGGCGCGAGCATTTTGGGAACTGGTGATACAACGACTTTGTCCAAGGACAACGTTGAGCGCGGCATGGTCCTATCGGCTCCAGGCGCCACTAAACTCTTTAACAAAGTGCGTGCACAAGTCTACGTACTTACTAAGGACGAGGGAGGGAGGCACACAGCTTTTAGTCCCCATTACCGTCCACAGTTGTTTTTTCGCTGTGCCGATGTCACGGCGGATCTCAATTTCCCCGAAAGTGAGCAGAAGGTTGCTGAGTTGAACAAAAAGTATGGGAAGGACGCGGAtgagcaaaagaagaaggatgcAGAGTTGAAGGAGTTCGAAAAGACACTCGTTTGCATGCCCGGTGATAGTCGCGAGTTGGTGCTGACACTTGCCTATCCAATGCCAATGGAAAAGGGGTTGAAGTTTACCATCCGCGAGGGGAAGATCACTGTTGGCTGGGGCGCTGTAACGGAGTGCTTGGCTCTCGACCCGAAAGTTAACATCGAGGGTGTCAAGCAAGTAAAGGCAGTAACGGGGAagagcaagaaaaagaagtaa
- a CDS encoding dynein light chain, putative (similar to Cytoplasmic dynein light chain (T- complex testis-specific protein 1homolog) (Protein CW-1). (Swiss-Prot:Q15763) (Homo sapiens;Bos taurus;)), whose protein sequence is MSDETPQEGPKSPGSDTAPAPVAADDSPETVSGQEAGSSSNAEKEAMGSSAAPAAATGPPAGAQEDHDSEEEDTAAGTGSAPDAAVDINGVPANDVKNIILQVLSPCFDDEGGEDDAQRYDHIKAHGWIQHICDGIMEKLLAMRRPYKYVVHCVIMRKSGAGIHLCSSCYYGQADGWVNHAHDLSAHVYAVVSVYWSVI, encoded by the coding sequence ATGTCTGATGAGACGCCTCAGGAGGGGCCTAAAAGCCCggggtctgacaccgcaccCGCACCAGTTGCCGCTGACGACTCACCCGAAACGGTGTCAGGGCAGGAGGCGGGATCTAGTTCCAACGCCGAGAAGGAAGCGATGGGGTCCTCAGCGGCTCCGGCAGCTGCTACGGGACCACCAGCTGGTGCACAGGAAGATCATGACAGCGAGGAGGAAGACACTGCAGCAGGAACCGGGTCGGCGCCGGATGCTGCCGTCGACATTAACGGTGTTCCCGCTAATGATGTGAAGAACATTATCCTGCAGGTCCTTAGCCCTTGCTTTGATGACGAGGGTGGCGAAGATGACGCGCAGCGCTACGACCATATCAAAGCACACGGATGGATTCAACACATTTGCGATGGAATTATGGAAAAACTACTGGCAATGCGCCGCCCCTACAAATATGTTGTTCACTGTGTAATCATGCGGAAATCAGGTGCGGGCATTCACTTGTGTTCTAGTTGCTACTATGGCCAGGCGGATGGGTGGGTGAACCATGCGCATGACCTCTCTGCGCATGTCTACGCAGTGGTAAGTGTTTATTGGAGCGTGATTTAA
- a CDS encoding citrate synthase, putative: MCMRARYSSGIVRGAMLRGFSSSPSLFCAAAGGSPIFDELKLSILKKHQSDAPRIKQLIAKHGGDKLSESTVSSMYGGMRGVTGFVYEPSYLDKEVGIRFRGLTISECCEKLPKSWRGGSSPLPEGMLWLLVTGTIPNERQVKEMHEELHRRADERAISAAVKTIASLPDNSHPMTQFGAGLMALQTYSKFATAYSQGKANKTNYWEYALDDSLDLIARSSHVAAIVYNRLATGKAQLANPSDPNLDWAANFTNMLGYKDESFWDCMRLYLCLHADHEGGNVSAHATVLVASALSDPYLSLVAGLAGLAGPLHGLANQEVLTYLFEMRDKCKAAGVDLHDRKRLAAELEKLTWDVLNAKRVVPGYGHAVLGMTDPRYTCFREYCKNNFPNDELFILVDAIYEIMPGILKKHGKVRNPFPNVDAQSGVLLQHYGMKEQLFYTVLFGLSRQLGVLTGIVWDRLQGRPIERPKTMTSESLLTKYNIA; the protein is encoded by the coding sequence ATGTGCATGCGTGCTCGTTACTCATCTGGAATCGTGAGGGGAGCTATGTTACGAGGGTTTTCATCTTCGCCCTCATTGTTTTGTGCTGCCGCCGGCGGTTCGCCTATCTTTGATGAACTGAAACTGTCTATACTGAAAAAACACCAGAGTGATGCGCCTCGCATTAAGCAACTGATAGCCAAACATGGCGGGGATAAGCTTTCAGAGTCCACGGTGTCCAGCATGTACGGTGGCATGCGCGGAGTTACCGGTTTCGTTTATGAACCATCATATCTCGATAAGGAAGTTGGTATTCGCTTCCGGGGGCTCACCATTTCGGAGTGCTGCGAAAAACTTCCCAAATCGTGGCGTGGCGGAAGCTCCCCGCTCCCTGAGGGAATGCTGTGGTTGCTTGTGACCGGCACAATACCAAACGAGCGGCAGGTGAAAGAAATGCACGAAGAATTGCACCGCCGTGCAGACGAGCGTGCAATCAGTGCTGCCGTGAAGACAATTGCCTCATTGCCGGATAACTCTCATCCCATGACTCAGTTTGGCGCTGGTTTAATGGCCCTCCAAACGTACTCGAAGTTTGCCACAGCGTATTCCCAGGGGAAGgcgaacaaaacaaactATTGGGAGTATGCACTGGATGACAGCCTTGACTTGATCGCTCGCTCTTCACATGTGGCGGCCATTGTGTACAATCGTCTCGCAACTGGTAAGGCGCAACTGGCCAACCCCAGTGACCCTAATCTTGATTGGGCAGCAAACTTTACAAACATGCTGGGATATAAAGATGAGTCATTCTGGGACTGCATGCGCCTTTACCTTTGCCTCCATGCGGACCATGAAGGTGGCAACGTGTCTGCTCACGCCACAGTTTTGGTTGCATCAGCACTCAGTGACCCATATCTATCCCTTGTTGCAGGTCTCGCCGGCCTCGCTGGCCCACTTCACGGTTTGGCAAACCAAGAGGTGTTAACATATTTATTTGAGATGCGCGACAAATGCAAAGCTGCAGGTGTGGACCTTCATGATCGCAAGCGGCTTGCCGCGGAGCTGGAAAAACTCACTTGGGATGTGCTCAACGCCAAAAGGGTGGTGCCAGGTTATGGGCATGCTGTTCTTGGTATGACTGACCCCCGTTACACCTGCTTCCGCGAGTACTGTAAAAATAACTTCCCTAATGATGAGCTTTTTATACTCGTTGACGCCATCTACGAGATCATGCCCGGAATCCTCAAGAAACATGGTAAGGTGAGGAATCCGTTCCCCAACGTTGATGCCCAATCCGGtgtacttcttcagcactatGGGATGAAAGAACAGTTATTTTACACAGTTCTATTCGGTCTTTCGCGACAGCTGGGGGTCCTTACAGGAATCGTATGGGATCGACTGCAGGGGCGACCTATCGAGAGACCCAAAACGATGACAAGTGAGTCACTTCTCACAAAGTACAACATAGCGTAG